From Variovorax sp. PMC12, the proteins below share one genomic window:
- a CDS encoding cell envelope biogenesis protein TolA: MTKSVSVFSVLVAGLIATVAHAQSNPPGAAVPPNSPGYATGKSEMAGEARKDRRPQKGVAPAAGDEAKTPEGGAIGTDRAARAGERRAETRDARRPGKPVPVPGGTPK, translated from the coding sequence ATGACGAAATCTGTGTCCGTGTTTTCCGTGCTGGTGGCAGGCTTGATTGCGACCGTGGCGCATGCACAGTCGAACCCGCCCGGCGCGGCCGTGCCACCCAACTCGCCCGGTTACGCCACGGGCAAGTCGGAAATGGCCGGCGAAGCACGCAAGGACCGCCGGCCGCAGAAGGGCGTCGCACCCGCTGCGGGTGACGAAGCCAAGACCCCGGAAGGCGGTGCCATTGGCACGGACCGCGCGGCCAGGGCTGGTGAACGCCGTGCGGAGACGCGCGACGCTCGCCGCCCCGGCAAGCCGGTGCCGGTGCCCGGCGGTACGCCGAAGTAA
- a CDS encoding methyl-accepting chemotaxis protein, with amino-acid sequence MAPDICQVSRGLKAPIAIGRRESAPWAVLILIVGSMKFPAKLGIAKRLYCVLAILVASLTGLASFSWSDLSRVSDLAAATEDLRVPQLQRIAAIELNVIRASLQIRHAMLVKSPEDLQATLADIGQRRQLIEKSASDYRAGLTDTADLNDFKEFEKLAAEFWPIADTNVALAKRADIDAAFNQLVRETIPARNRLLVWLDRAKKRQGDELKTELAAIRTNADQTRLQLAALVAAVATGMTLFFLHIVRLVRRRIAAAQAVANRVSRGDLTVAIADPHRDEFTPLVDALADMQHSLVRIVSGVRQGTEAMLSASSQIATGNQDLSARTEQQASSLQETAASMVQLTSTVRQNATSAMQANQLAVSASDVARRGGSVVNQVVHTMGSINEASGKIVEIVGVIEGIAFQTNILALNAAVEAARAGEKGRGFAVVASEVRNLAQRSSAAAKEVKSLIDDSVSQVRAGTRHAADAGAAMKEIVSGVLRVTSIIGEITNASHEQTTGIEHMNLALAQIEGTTQQNASLVEQAAAASSALQDQAGRLMQEVDVFRLMERQVRTS; translated from the coding sequence ATGGCACCTGACATATGTCAGGTGTCGCGCGGCTTAAAGGCGCCGATAGCCATAGGCCGGCGGGAGTCGGCGCCGTGGGCTGTTCTTATTCTGATTGTGGGTTCTATGAAATTTCCAGCGAAGCTTGGAATCGCCAAGCGTCTCTATTGCGTTCTTGCCATCCTGGTCGCCAGCCTGACCGGTCTTGCGAGTTTTTCGTGGAGCGACCTGTCGCGTGTGAGCGATCTTGCTGCCGCCACCGAAGACCTGCGCGTGCCGCAACTCCAACGCATTGCAGCCATAGAACTCAACGTGATCCGCGCGTCGCTGCAGATCAGGCACGCGATGCTCGTGAAGTCGCCCGAGGACCTTCAGGCCACGCTGGCCGACATCGGGCAGCGGCGCCAGCTCATCGAGAAAAGTGCGTCGGACTATCGCGCGGGCCTCACGGACACCGCGGACCTGAACGACTTCAAGGAGTTCGAAAAACTGGCGGCCGAATTCTGGCCGATTGCCGACACGAACGTCGCGCTGGCCAAGCGCGCGGACATCGATGCGGCTTTCAACCAGCTCGTGCGGGAAACCATTCCTGCCCGCAACCGGCTTCTGGTGTGGCTCGACCGCGCGAAGAAGCGGCAGGGCGACGAACTGAAAACCGAACTGGCGGCAATACGCACCAACGCGGATCAGACCCGGCTGCAGCTCGCGGCCCTGGTCGCTGCCGTGGCCACCGGCATGACGTTGTTCTTCCTGCACATCGTCAGGCTGGTGCGCCGGCGCATCGCCGCCGCGCAAGCCGTTGCCAACCGCGTGAGCCGGGGCGATCTCACGGTGGCCATTGCCGATCCCCATCGCGATGAGTTCACGCCGCTGGTCGATGCCCTCGCTGACATGCAGCACAGCCTGGTGCGCATCGTGAGCGGTGTGCGGCAGGGCACGGAAGCCATGCTGTCGGCGTCTTCCCAGATTGCAACCGGCAATCAGGATCTGTCGGCCCGCACCGAGCAGCAGGCAAGCTCTCTGCAGGAGACGGCCGCCTCGATGGTCCAGCTGACATCGACGGTGCGGCAGAACGCGACGAGCGCCATGCAGGCGAATCAGCTCGCGGTGTCGGCCTCCGACGTGGCGCGCCGCGGGGGCAGCGTCGTGAACCAGGTGGTCCACACCATGGGCTCGATCAACGAGGCCTCCGGCAAGATCGTCGAGATCGTCGGGGTCATTGAAGGCATCGCCTTCCAGACGAACATCCTGGCGCTCAATGCGGCCGTGGAGGCCGCGCGAGCGGGAGAGAAAGGGCGCGGGTTCGCCGTGGTGGCGTCGGAGGTGCGCAATCTCGCGCAGAGGTCTTCGGCCGCCGCGAAGGAGGTCAAGAGCCTCATCGACGATTCGGTCAGCCAGGTCAGGGCCGGCACGCGCCACGCGGCGGATGCCGGGGCAGCCATGAAGGAGATCGTGAGCGGCGTGCTCCGCGTGACCAGCATCATCGGAGAGATCACGAACGCCAGCCACGAGCAGACTACCGGCATCGAGCACATGAACCTCGCGCTCGCCCAGATCGAGGGGACCACCCAGCAGAATGCGTCGCTGGTGGAGCAGGCCGCCGCGGCTTCCAGTGCTCTGCAGGACCAGGCGGGCAGGTTGATGCAGGAGGTCGATGTGTTCAGGCTCATGGAGCGGCAAGTCCGGACAAGCTAG
- a CDS encoding ABC transporter ATP-binding protein, giving the protein MQATTTTTGTKKSNSPGNAIRELYAALWHFAAGARAQLLGATALLAMSQLIRLALPYLAGQAINALQRGELSGAGRWIAALAGVYVGAWALHGPGRILERNVGMRVRETLADELYARIAAAPLAWHDGHHSGELQHRVHQASRALSDFAQNQFIWLTNAVNFVGPLVALALLSRTSGMTALAGYVLIGLVIVRIDRALMKLARAENDADRRYVAALLDFLGNASTVIGLRLQGASRLLLRRRMAAISLPLKRTVVLNEGKWFAVDLMGLALTWGLVVVYVWQARAPGQAVMLGAVFMIYQYAQQAAGVVTSVAANFSFFARMHTDYSSAEPIWQAPSGDVAASVPEQVPERERIDASAVWRRLDVDGLQWRYAARGEPQAEPSEPVKRSSGLHDVKLSLRRGERVALVGPSGGGKSTLLRVLAGLYPPDSGDLSLDGKPVDWTQLRRLATLIPQETELFEASVRENLAFGQPRDDALLLAALHTSTFDEVLKANHGDLDTAVSERGFNLSGGQRQRLCLARGVLAAQGSSLLLLDEPTSALDAGTEARVLERIAGTFPDACVVASIHRLSLLERFDTVVLMEAGHVVDHGPRDAVLARQPLLQRMVAPAGGAGH; this is encoded by the coding sequence ATGCAGGCGACCACCACGACCACCGGCACGAAGAAGAGCAACAGCCCCGGCAACGCGATCCGCGAGCTCTATGCGGCCCTCTGGCACTTCGCAGCAGGTGCGCGTGCGCAGCTGCTGGGCGCCACGGCGCTGCTCGCCATGTCGCAGCTCATACGCCTGGCGCTGCCCTACCTTGCCGGGCAGGCCATCAATGCCCTGCAGCGCGGCGAGCTGAGCGGCGCCGGCCGCTGGATCGCCGCGCTGGCCGGCGTGTATGTGGGTGCATGGGCGCTGCACGGGCCGGGGCGCATTCTGGAGCGCAACGTGGGCATGCGGGTGCGCGAGACGCTGGCCGACGAGCTCTATGCGCGCATCGCCGCCGCGCCGCTCGCGTGGCACGACGGCCACCACTCGGGCGAGCTGCAGCACCGCGTGCACCAGGCCAGCCGCGCGCTGTCGGACTTTGCTCAGAACCAGTTCATCTGGCTCACCAACGCCGTCAACTTCGTCGGGCCGCTGGTCGCGCTGGCGCTGCTGTCGCGCACCAGCGGCATGACCGCGCTCGCGGGCTATGTGCTGATAGGCCTCGTCATCGTGCGCATCGACCGCGCGCTGATGAAACTGGCGCGCGCCGAGAACGACGCTGATCGCCGGTACGTGGCCGCGCTGCTCGACTTCCTGGGCAATGCATCGACCGTCATCGGCCTGCGGCTGCAGGGGGCTTCACGCCTGCTGCTGCGCAGGCGCATGGCAGCGATATCGCTGCCGCTGAAGCGCACCGTGGTGCTCAATGAGGGCAAGTGGTTCGCGGTCGACCTGATGGGGCTGGCGCTGACCTGGGGCCTGGTCGTGGTGTACGTGTGGCAGGCTCGCGCACCCGGGCAGGCCGTGATGCTGGGGGCCGTGTTCATGATCTACCAGTACGCGCAGCAGGCCGCCGGCGTCGTCACCTCGGTGGCCGCCAACTTCAGCTTCTTCGCGCGCATGCATACCGACTACAGCAGCGCGGAGCCGATATGGCAGGCGCCCTCGGGCGATGTGGCCGCGAGCGTGCCCGAGCAGGTGCCGGAGCGCGAGCGCATCGACGCATCGGCGGTGTGGCGCCGGCTCGATGTCGACGGGCTGCAATGGCGCTATGCGGCGCGCGGGGAGCCGCAAGCGGAGCCCTCCGAACCCGTGAAGCGCAGCAGCGGCCTGCACGACGTGAAACTGAGCCTGCGCCGGGGCGAGCGGGTCGCGCTGGTCGGGCCGAGCGGCGGCGGCAAGAGCACCCTGCTGCGCGTGCTGGCCGGGCTGTATCCACCGGACAGCGGCGACCTGTCGCTCGACGGAAAGCCCGTCGACTGGACGCAACTGCGCCGCCTTGCCACGCTGATCCCGCAGGAGACCGAACTGTTCGAAGCCAGCGTGCGCGAGAACCTCGCCTTCGGCCAGCCGCGCGACGACGCGCTGCTGCTGGCCGCGCTGCACACCAGCACCTTCGACGAAGTGCTGAAGGCGAACCACGGCGACCTCGACACCGCCGTGTCGGAGCGGGGCTTCAATCTTTCAGGTGGACAAAGGCAGCGGCTGTGCCTGGCGCGCGGCGTGCTGGCCGCACAGGGCAGCTCGCTGCTGCTGCTCGACGAACCGACGAGCGCGCTGGATGCGGGGACCGAGGCGCGCGTGCTGGAGCGCATCGCCGGTACGTTTCCCGATGCCTGCGTGGTGGCATCGATCCACCGGCTGAGCCTGCTGGAGCGCTTCGATACGGTGGTGCTGATGGAAGCCGGGCATGTGGTCGACCACGGGCCGCGGGATGCGGTGCTGGCGCGGCAGCCGCTGTTGCAGCGGATGGTGGCGCCGGCCGGTGGGGCCGGGCACTGA
- the alkB gene encoding DNA oxidative demethylase AlkB, whose product MTLALFDDPPRPAREPLGPGAFVLPGFALPFVDELLPAIRAVEARAPFRHLVTPGGFTMSVALTNCGALGWTSDRRGYRYSPTDPGSGLPWPAMPEPFMRLAREAAGSAGFDGFVPDACLVNRYAPGARLSLHQDKDEHDYGAPIVSVSLGMAAVFLFGGLARGDKAVRVPLVHGDVVVWGGEDRLRYHGVLPLKEQPHPLLGAQRINLTFRKAG is encoded by the coding sequence ATGACGCTCGCCCTGTTCGACGACCCGCCCCGCCCAGCGCGCGAACCGCTCGGCCCCGGCGCCTTCGTGCTGCCCGGCTTCGCGCTGCCCTTCGTCGACGAACTGCTGCCCGCGATCCGCGCCGTGGAAGCGCGCGCGCCGTTCCGCCATCTCGTCACCCCGGGCGGCTTCACCATGTCCGTGGCGCTGACCAACTGCGGCGCGCTGGGCTGGACCAGCGACCGGCGCGGCTACCGCTACAGCCCCACCGACCCCGGCAGCGGGCTGCCGTGGCCCGCGATGCCGGAGCCCTTCATGCGGCTCGCGCGCGAGGCGGCCGGGTCCGCCGGCTTCGACGGCTTCGTGCCCGACGCCTGCCTCGTCAACCGCTATGCGCCCGGCGCGCGGCTTTCGCTGCACCAGGACAAGGACGAGCATGACTACGGCGCGCCCATCGTGTCGGTGTCGCTCGGCATGGCGGCCGTGTTCCTGTTCGGTGGCCTCGCGCGCGGCGACAAGGCCGTGCGCGTGCCGCTCGTGCATGGCGACGTCGTCGTCTGGGGCGGCGAAGACCGGCTGCGCTACCACGGCGTGCTGCCGCTGAAAGAACAACCGCACCCGCTGCTGGGCGCGCAGCGCATCAACCTCACATTCCGCAAGGCGGGCTGA
- the metE gene encoding 5-methyltetrahydropteroyltriglutamate--homocysteine S-methyltransferase, which yields MTTTHNLGFPRIGARRELKFALESYWKGESSRDALKALGAQLRQRHWNDQAGIDLVPVGDFAFYDQVLDMSFTLGNLPERVRGFHGDALDNYFRVARGRSAQGAEDHAGCCGGVAAGEMTKWFDTNYHYIVPEFSAQTEFRLDASRLLEQLAEARAQGVKAKPVLVGPVTYLSIGKAKDDSDKLALLPRLLQVYAELLETLAAQGVEWVQIDEPLLVTELDADWQHAFNTAYHQLKAARIKILVATYFGQLQENKYLAANLPVAGLHVDAVNGRDDIVPLLTMLPAHKVLSLGVINGRNIWKSDLASILDWLEPLAERLGDRLWIAPSCSLLHVPVDLASEQKLDAEVKSWLAFALQKLEELRVLATALRDGRDAVKDALAANGAALAARRASPRVNNPAVQAAVAGLSSQLGQREGAYAHRAAKQAAFLKLPKFPTTTIGSFPQTAEIRHARSEYKAGRLDDAGYKAAMQAEIARSVREQEALDLDVLVHGEAERNDMVEYFGEQLEGYAFSRFGWVQSYGSRCVKPPILFGDISRPKAMTLEWTRYAQSLTQRPMKGMLTGPVTILNWSFVRDDQPRSASCKQLALAIRQEVLDLEKGGVRVIQIDEAALREGLPLRKSQWQEYLDWAVESFRIAANGVRDETQIHTHMCYSEFNDIIASIADMDADVITIETSRSDMELLDAFDDFKYPNEIGPGVYDIHSPNIPSQEHIVQLMKKAAERVPAERLWVNPDCGLKTRQWAEVLPALANMVAAAKTLRASA from the coding sequence ATGACCACTACCCACAACCTCGGCTTTCCCCGCATCGGCGCCAGGCGCGAACTGAAGTTCGCGCTGGAGTCTTACTGGAAGGGCGAGTCTTCGCGCGACGCGCTCAAGGCCCTCGGCGCCCAGCTGCGCCAACGCCACTGGAACGACCAGGCCGGCATCGACCTGGTGCCCGTGGGCGACTTCGCCTTCTACGACCAGGTGCTGGACATGAGCTTCACGCTCGGCAACCTGCCCGAGCGCGTGCGCGGCTTCCACGGCGACGCGCTGGACAACTACTTCCGCGTGGCGCGCGGCCGTTCGGCCCAGGGCGCGGAAGACCACGCCGGCTGCTGCGGCGGCGTGGCCGCCGGCGAAATGACCAAGTGGTTCGACACCAACTACCACTACATCGTCCCCGAGTTCTCCGCGCAGACCGAGTTCAGGCTCGACGCCTCGCGCCTGCTGGAGCAACTGGCCGAAGCCAGGGCCCAGGGCGTGAAGGCCAAGCCGGTGCTGGTCGGCCCCGTCACCTACCTGTCCATCGGCAAGGCCAAGGACGATTCCGACAAGCTGGCGCTGCTGCCGCGCCTGCTGCAGGTGTATGCCGAGCTGCTCGAAACGCTGGCCGCCCAGGGCGTGGAATGGGTGCAGATCGACGAGCCCCTGCTGGTCACCGAACTCGACGCCGACTGGCAGCACGCCTTCAACACGGCCTACCACCAGCTCAAGGCCGCGCGCATCAAGATCCTCGTCGCCACCTACTTCGGCCAGCTGCAGGAAAACAAGTACCTGGCCGCCAACCTGCCGGTGGCTGGCCTGCACGTCGACGCCGTCAACGGCCGCGACGACATCGTTCCGCTGCTGACCATGCTGCCCGCGCACAAGGTGCTGTCGCTGGGCGTCATCAACGGCCGCAACATCTGGAAGAGCGACCTCGCCTCCATCCTCGACTGGCTCGAACCGCTGGCCGAGCGCCTGGGCGACCGCCTGTGGATCGCGCCGTCGTGCTCGCTGCTGCATGTGCCGGTGGACCTGGCCAGCGAACAGAAGCTGGACGCAGAGGTCAAGTCGTGGCTCGCCTTCGCGCTGCAGAAGCTCGAGGAACTGCGCGTGCTGGCCACCGCCCTGCGCGACGGCCGCGACGCCGTGAAGGACGCCCTGGCCGCCAACGGCGCCGCCCTCGCCGCGCGCCGTGCGTCGCCGCGCGTCAACAACCCGGCAGTGCAGGCTGCGGTTGCCGGGCTCTCGAGCCAACTGGGCCAGCGCGAAGGCGCCTATGCCCATCGAGCGGCGAAGCAGGCCGCATTCCTGAAGCTGCCTAAGTTCCCCACCACCACCATCGGCTCGTTCCCGCAGACCGCGGAAATCCGCCATGCGCGCAGCGAGTACAAGGCCGGCCGGCTGGACGACGCCGGCTACAAGGCCGCGATGCAGGCCGAGATCGCCCGCAGCGTGCGCGAGCAGGAAGCCCTCGACCTGGACGTGCTGGTGCACGGCGAAGCCGAGCGCAACGACATGGTCGAGTACTTCGGCGAGCAGCTCGAGGGCTACGCCTTCAGCCGGTTCGGCTGGGTGCAGTCGTACGGTTCGCGCTGCGTGAAGCCGCCGATCCTGTTCGGCGACATCAGCCGCCCGAAGGCGATGACGCTCGAGTGGACCCGGTACGCGCAGTCGCTCACGCAGCGGCCCATGAAGGGCATGCTGACCGGCCCCGTCACCATCCTGAACTGGTCCTTCGTGCGCGACGACCAGCCGCGCTCGGCCTCGTGCAAGCAGCTGGCGCTGGCCATCCGACAGGAAGTGCTCGACCTGGAAAAAGGCGGCGTGCGCGTGATCCAGATCGACGAAGCCGCGCTGCGCGAGGGCCTGCCGCTTCGCAAGTCGCAATGGCAGGAGTACCTGGACTGGGCGGTGGAGTCGTTCCGCATCGCCGCCAACGGCGTGCGCGACGAGACCCAGATCCACACGCACATGTGCTATTCGGAATTCAACGACATCATCGCGTCGATCGCGGACATGGACGCCGACGTGATCACCATCGAGACCTCGCGCTCCGACATGGAGCTGCTCGACGCCTTCGACGACTTCAAGTACCCCAACGAGATCGGCCCGGGCGTGTACGACATCCACTCGCCCAACATTCCCAGCCAGGAGCACATCGTGCAACTGATGAAGAAGGCCGCCGAGCGCGTGCCCGCCGAGCGCCTGTGGGTCAACCCGGACTGCGGCCTGAAGACGCGCCAGTGGGCGGAAGTGCTGCCCGCGCTGGCCAACATGGTGGCGGCCGCCAAGACGCTGCGCGCCTCGGCCTGA
- a CDS encoding LysR family transcriptional regulator — translation MLERAHLSIVQEVDKQGSLTAAAEVLHLTQSALSHSIRKLEAQLGTEIWQREGRSLRLTQAGQYLLAVANRVLPQLDLAEERLRQFAQGERGSLRIGMECHPCYQWLLKVASPYLASWPDVDVDVKQKFQFGGIGALFGYEIDLLVTPDPLYKPGLHYEPVFDYEQVLVVPRGHALAGVPYVKPEHLTQEVLVTYPVATDRLDIYNMFLMPAGVTPRRHKAIETTDIMLQMVASGRGVAALPRWLVQEYAEKMDIVPVRLGPRGIAKQIFLGAREADIEVDYLKAFVELARQSRELLEKGKNSLT, via the coding sequence ATGCTGGAACGCGCCCATCTGTCGATCGTCCAGGAAGTGGACAAGCAAGGCTCGCTCACGGCCGCCGCCGAGGTGCTGCACCTCACCCAATCGGCCCTGAGCCATTCGATCCGCAAGCTCGAAGCCCAGCTCGGCACCGAGATCTGGCAGCGCGAAGGGCGCAGCCTGCGGCTGACCCAGGCGGGGCAATACCTGCTGGCGGTCGCCAACCGGGTGCTGCCGCAACTGGACCTGGCCGAGGAGCGCCTGCGCCAGTTCGCCCAGGGCGAGCGCGGCTCGCTGCGCATCGGCATGGAATGCCATCCGTGCTACCAGTGGCTGCTGAAAGTGGCGTCGCCGTACCTGGCGAGCTGGCCCGACGTGGATGTCGACGTGAAGCAGAAATTCCAGTTCGGCGGCATCGGCGCGCTTTTCGGCTACGAGATCGACCTGCTGGTCACGCCAGACCCGCTCTACAAGCCGGGCCTGCACTACGAGCCGGTGTTCGACTACGAGCAGGTGCTGGTGGTCCCGCGCGGCCACGCCCTGGCAGGCGTGCCTTACGTGAAGCCCGAGCACCTGACGCAGGAGGTGCTGGTGACCTACCCCGTCGCCACCGACCGGCTGGACATCTACAACATGTTCCTCATGCCCGCCGGCGTGACGCCCAGGCGCCACAAGGCCATAGAGACCACCGACATCATGTTGCAGATGGTCGCCAGCGGCCGGGGCGTGGCGGCGCTGCCGCGCTGGCTGGTGCAGGAATACGCGGAAAAGATGGACATCGTGCCGGTGCGGCTCGGGCCTCGCGGCATCGCCAAGCAGATCTTCCTGGGCGCGCGCGAGGCCGACATCGAAGTCGACTACCTGAAGGCATTCGTCGAGCTGGCGAGGCAATCGCGCGAATTGCTCGAAAAAGGGAAAAACTCGCTGACTTGA
- a CDS encoding phospholipase D family protein, producing MPHSFRRATPIPRARWLAWLLAGVAMLFLAGCAGLPADVQRKPSTAITDGADTTLGRLVQAAAPPGEPLSGFRLLPMPQFSLHARVELARRAQRSIDVQYYLVQNDETGRYLLRALRDAADRGVRVRLLVDDLYTAGADPLFTSFAAHPNVEVRLFNPFPAGRDRLGTRWAWSILDFDRVHRRMHNKLYVVDNVVGVMGGRNIANEYFLRDGGSNFIDIDTLVAGAVVPRLSSLFDMYWNSPYVYPIESLVPATGETRAQLRERFDRLTTGPAQLHPEEPGSTDLLGNNPLAKDLDAGALKLVWARAEAYADAPAKALAPTEEARGLPADESRDSVLYNVRRYIRGAENEVLQTTPYLIPGRGGMESIRIVRGNGVSYSIVTNSLAATDESLVHIGYRRYRPEMLRLGVELYELSPKRVEQTKRFGMYGSASGRLHGKSAVIDRRIVFIGSMNFDPRSMLHNTEVGIFIFSPQIAQQLTSLIGFIRLDGAYQLQLGSTGAIEWVSPASGDAADTILHQEPETDFWSRWKLDLLAPLVPESLL from the coding sequence ATGCCGCACTCGTTCCGCCGGGCTACCCCAATACCGCGCGCAAGGTGGCTGGCTTGGCTGCTGGCCGGCGTGGCCATGCTGTTCCTGGCCGGCTGCGCGGGACTGCCGGCCGACGTGCAGCGCAAGCCCTCCACGGCCATCACGGACGGCGCGGACACCACGCTCGGGCGCCTCGTGCAGGCGGCGGCACCGCCCGGCGAGCCGCTGAGTGGCTTCCGCCTGCTGCCGATGCCGCAGTTCTCGCTGCATGCGCGCGTCGAGCTCGCGCGCCGTGCCCAGCGCTCCATCGACGTGCAGTACTACCTGGTGCAGAACGACGAGACCGGGCGCTACCTGCTGCGCGCGCTGCGCGACGCGGCCGACCGGGGCGTGCGCGTGCGGCTGCTGGTGGACGACCTCTATACGGCCGGCGCCGATCCGCTCTTCACCAGCTTTGCCGCGCATCCGAATGTGGAGGTGCGGCTGTTCAACCCGTTCCCGGCGGGGCGGGACCGTCTGGGCACGCGCTGGGCCTGGTCGATCCTCGACTTCGACCGCGTGCATCGGCGCATGCACAACAAGCTCTACGTGGTGGACAACGTGGTCGGCGTCATGGGCGGGCGCAACATCGCCAACGAGTATTTCCTGCGCGACGGCGGCTCCAACTTCATCGACATCGACACGCTGGTGGCGGGCGCGGTGGTGCCCAGGCTGTCGTCGCTGTTCGACATGTACTGGAACAGCCCGTACGTGTACCCGATCGAATCGCTGGTGCCCGCCACCGGCGAAACCAGGGCGCAACTGCGCGAGCGCTTCGACAGGCTCACCACCGGCCCGGCCCAGCTGCACCCCGAGGAGCCCGGTTCCACCGACCTGCTCGGCAACAACCCGCTGGCCAAGGACCTCGACGCCGGCGCGCTGAAGCTGGTGTGGGCGCGCGCCGAGGCCTATGCCGACGCGCCCGCCAAGGCGCTCGCGCCGACCGAGGAGGCGCGCGGCCTGCCGGCGGACGAATCGAGGGACAGCGTGCTCTACAACGTGCGCCGCTACATTCGCGGCGCCGAGAACGAGGTCCTGCAGACCACGCCCTACCTGATACCCGGGCGCGGCGGCATGGAGAGCATCCGCATCGTGCGCGGCAACGGCGTGAGCTACAGCATCGTCACCAACTCGCTGGCGGCCACCGACGAGTCGCTGGTGCACATCGGCTACCGCCGCTACCGGCCCGAGATGCTGCGCCTGGGCGTGGAGCTGTACGAGCTGAGCCCCAAGCGGGTGGAGCAGACCAAGCGCTTCGGCATGTACGGCTCGGCCAGCGGGCGGCTGCACGGCAAGTCGGCGGTGATCGACCGCAGGATCGTGTTCATCGGCTCGATGAACTTCGACCCGCGCTCGATGCTGCACAACACCGAAGTCGGCATCTTCATCTTCAGCCCGCAGATCGCTCAGCAGCTCACCAGCCTGATCGGCTTCATCCGGCTGGACGGCGCCTACCAGTTGCAACTGGGGTCGACGGGTGCCATCGAGTGGGTGAGCCCGGCCTCGGGCGACGCGGCCGACACCATCCTGCACCAGGAGCCGGAGACGGACTTCTGGTCGCGCTGGAAGCTGGACCTGCTGGCGCCGCTGGTGCCGGAGAGCCTGCTCTAG
- a CDS encoding murein hydrolase activator EnvC family protein yields MQLQTLAFRTGAAALLAASLAACTTVDLNTPWPTAPAAKPPVAQRPAAQFIRPVNGPIIARFDGDRTKGIDIAGTLGDPVLASADGRVVYVGGELPAYGNMVIIKHNETFLTAYAHLQTIFVKEGTVVRQGDKIAEMGRSNADRVKLRFEIRRNGNPVDPEPYLNGRQPPQ; encoded by the coding sequence ATGCAACTCCAGACTCTTGCTTTCCGTACCGGCGCTGCAGCGCTGCTTGCCGCGAGCCTCGCGGCGTGCACCACCGTCGATCTCAACACGCCCTGGCCCACGGCCCCGGCGGCCAAGCCACCGGTGGCACAGCGCCCCGCGGCACAGTTCATCCGGCCCGTCAACGGCCCGATCATTGCGCGCTTCGACGGCGACCGCACCAAGGGCATCGACATCGCCGGCACGCTCGGCGACCCGGTCCTGGCCTCGGCCGACGGCCGCGTGGTGTACGTGGGCGGCGAACTGCCGGCCTACGGCAACATGGTCATCATCAAGCACAACGAGACCTTCCTCACCGCCTACGCGCACCTGCAGACCATCTTCGTCAAGGAAGGCACCGTGGTGCGCCAGGGCGACAAGATCGCCGAAATGGGCCGCAGCAACGCCGACCGCGTGAAGCTGCGCTTCGAGATCCGCAGGAACGGCAACCCCGTGGACCCCGAGCCCTACCTCAACGGCCGCCAGCCGCCGCAATAG
- a CDS encoding CreA family protein, with translation MTLRSILLRTALGLGFILAATAHAETVGDVDTAFKLIGPDHKIVIEAYDDPKVNGVTCYVSRAKTGGLAGAFGVAEDKSEASIACRQVGPVSITQPLPKREEVYSERLSILFKRLRVVRMVDPKRNTLVYLTYSDLLVDGSPKNSVTAVPIDRGTPIPLK, from the coding sequence ATGACACTTCGCTCCATCCTGCTGCGCACCGCGCTCGGCCTCGGGTTCATCCTGGCTGCCACGGCACACGCGGAAACGGTGGGCGACGTCGACACCGCCTTCAAGCTCATCGGCCCCGACCACAAGATCGTGATCGAGGCCTACGACGATCCCAAGGTCAACGGCGTCACCTGCTATGTGTCGCGCGCCAAGACCGGCGGGCTGGCCGGTGCATTCGGCGTGGCGGAGGACAAGTCCGAAGCCTCCATCGCCTGCCGCCAGGTAGGCCCGGTGAGCATCACGCAACCGCTGCCCAAGCGCGAAGAGGTCTACAGCGAGCGGCTGTCGATCCTCTTCAAGCGGCTGCGCGTGGTGCGCATGGTTGACCCCAAGCGCAACACGCTGGTCTACCTGACCTACTCCGACCTGCTGGTCGACGGCTCGCCGAAGAACAGCGTGACCGCCGTGCCCATCGACCGTGGCACGCCGATTCCGCTCAAGTAG